The genomic segment ATTGAACAAATATGTTCACTAAACAAACATACATTAATTATCTTCTACTATGTTGAAATGGTATTATTAAAGGAGTTTGGCAAGAATGAGTATTCCAGTGCCTGGCCACTCTCAAATAAATTTGATTACTCAAACATCCAAATGGAGGACCACATCATCAGCTGCTACCTAAAGTGGTGGCCAGTCTGTGCCCAACTACTGAACTGTTAGAGCCCAGAGAAAGGGCTATGGTAGAGACATATATGGTATCTTGTATACACAGGCATGCCTTCTTTGTCTTCTACCCCAGTGCTACCTACCTAAAAACCTCTGGTACTCTTCCCTTTCCTGGGAAAGAAATTcaatcttattttctcttttattattgtaTTCTCCATTCTACAGTTATGCTCCAGTAATACCCAGAGAAAAAAGGGGGAAGATGATAGTTTGACTAAACAAATACCAGttcatacatttttattcaaatagGAGTTATGGGAGGAAAAATTACTATTCCAAGCAATTACATAggaccattttttttctccttgtagAATATGTGTCATCACATTGGCAGAATCTCATCCAGTTCTTCAGAGTggaaaaacaattaaaagcaTTTCCTATCAGATCAGTACCAACTGTAGCAGACTTCAGAACAAGGTCTCTGGGAAATTTAAGCGGGTATGTTCCTATAATTCTGTGATTATCTACTTACATCTTCTATATTCATGGTAATGATAGATACAATGAACCTTAGAATCCAGTAGCATATGCTTAGCATACTTCTCTAGCAGTTTGAGGTGCTGATTTTAGGTACACTTTAACCTAAAGAAATTCTCAGACTCCCAAAAATTAGGTATCTCAGGAGGTGTAATACCTGTTATATTAGGTTCTGTGCTACTATCCCTATGATACCTAGGATGGAGGAAGTGGAAGGCAGGTCTTTGAAAGGAAAACTCTAATAGCAATATAACAAGATATTTTTTTGCTTCTAGTTGTATTAAACTAGTATCTTGAGTTCTGTAAAATTTATGTGACCAACTTCTTTACCATGTATTTccatatataaacagaaaaaaattcccaagggagtaagaaaaaaaaaggggagggggccaggcacagtggttcacacatgtaatccctgcactttgggaggccaaggtgggtggatcatgaggtcaggagttcaagaccagcctggccacatggtgaaatcccatctctataaaaatacaaaaattagccaggcgtggtaatgagcacctgaaatcccagcaactcaggaggctgaggcaggagaatggcttgaacctaggaggttctgtctcccccaacccccccccaaaacaacaacaacaacaacaaaaacatgaatACAAGAAAATATATGATATTTCTCCTtactatttttccatttctaaagcACTGTCAGTATAATACACATTTACCCACCCCCTGTACCTGCACACAATACTCAGTTATACAGAATGCTCTCTCTACCCTCTATAACTCTAGGCAAGATGGACAGATTATTTAAAGAGAGTATCACACTAAGGAGAATTTAATGACATATTAAAATGTCTTGACAAACCCACTGGTTGGGAAAGTTCCTGTGAATGATGTAAGTCCTTCATTTACTGAGCTCATACTCAGAGGTGATTGCTCTCACTATTCCAGGGGACCCTTATTTAAACCCCCTCCTTTGTAGGCCTGAAGTCCCCTAATAATGTACCTTACAATTATTGATTTTTCCTCACTCAAGAAACTAGTGGACTTAGAAAAGCAGGCACCTTTCTTAAAAGATGAAGTCTACACATTACAATAAGTGTAACACTTAAGACTGCTGAAGTTTCTATGATAAATCTCAGTCTACAATAGTAACACTTAAGGTACaaacagttgctcatgcctataatcccagcactttgggaagccaaggagggaggatcacttgcagtcaggaatttgagacaaacctaggcaacataacaagacctcatttctaccaagaaaacaatttttttaccttagctgggcatgatagcatgcacctataattccagttacccaggaggctgaggtgggaggattgcttaagcacaggagtcaaggctgcagtgagccatgatggtaccactgcactccagcctggatgacagaacaagaccctgtctcaaaaaaaaaaaaaaaaaagtaacactaTTGTTACAAATGAACAGAGAGGGACCTGCATATTGAACTGACTACAGATAAGTTTTCATTGGATCTCAGAACTGCCAGTCATTCTCCCAAAGGAGGTGATAAAAAGGCATCAAAACACTTCTGCTCTTTTGGCACAGACCTAGCTCTTCTGTGTCTGCTCTTTTGACACAAGGCATCCCCTTCCTTCCAGAAGCACACAGTCACAATGACTCTAGTATTTTGAAATGAAGAATGCACGTGCAGAGGAGTGAAGCCAACATAGTACTATCTGAATCCCATCTAAAAATGTTTTGAGTGGTTAAATAAAGGGGTCATAAAGAATAGCATCTTAACCTCAAATGCCTATGTCTACTACAGGAAAAATTCCTGAGGAAAAAGAGGGCAACACATGAAACATGCCTGCATTGGCTTTCATGAGCCTCCCTGTAGATACTTGTCAGAGCATCCCCAGGTATATCCATCCATTGGAGTATATGAAACAATAACCACCCTATAACATTCAAACACATATACACCAAAATGTAGTATTGACTAATGGGTAAATTATTTTGCtacttaaaacttttattttccacatttccTCAATTacatgctttgtttttgttttccttaattagaaaaatatcccTTACTAACATAGTAGGGATTTAAAacgaggaggaaaaaaaaataaaaatatcccttCTTCAAAAAAATCTTAGTAACTGATCCTGGTAAATAAGTTCCTTTACTTATTAAGTTCTAATATTAAAATGAGGTAGGAATCTTAATGAAACTAACGTTATACAATATTGCTGTCATATTGtgtcatgttgaattttatttgatttcttgtTGATGGATTTTCCCACACTTTTGAAATCCTTATACCTGGTTATATGTAGCCTTCTCATTTACAgttgataaaatatattgttagtcTGTAACTAAATTCCCATATATCATGTGTCTTAGCTTTTTATCCCTAGAGCCCAGGATGTACCTACGTGGAACACAGTAGATACTTACATTCATATATgttttgaaattaataaatggaTTTTATATACTTAAGTCATTTTGATTTAAAACACCAGTTCCAGGAATACATCCTGTTATACACCGAAGGGCTACTTCTCAAAGGAAAGTGGAAACGTCCATCAATTGATACTTCTTCTCTCTCATTACACAGGGGGCACAGTTTCTAACAGAACTTGCACCTCTCTGTAAGATTTACTGCTCAGATGGTGAAGAATATACTGTATCTAGGTGAGTAACTTTTTAGTCACTATTTAGGAGACCAAAGGGaggtaatatttttttctttaaaacaattccttttttttttttttacgaacatgttgaaatcttaaatttttttaatagctgtGTTAGAGGACGTTTGATGGAAGTGAATGAAAACATTCTCCATAAGCCATCTATTCTTCAAGAAAaggtaaaagagagaaaaagtaagaTTTTTTCTGTGTACCTTtcattggatttttttcatcatttgaCAGTACTAAATGTTCTTTCCTTTCCAGCCATCTACTGAAGGCTACATTGCAGTTGTGTTACCGAAATTTGAAGAAAGTAAAAGCATAACAGAAGGGTTACTGACACAAAAACAATATGAAGAAGTCATGGTGAAACGCATTAATGCCACAACAGCTACGTCATGAGGATTGACATGGAGCAAAAAGCAAGGCGGGATTCTTGTTACCTGGCCTAAACCATCTGTGCACTAAAGGAGAAGAACCAGTATATGCAAAGCATACCTAACAGCCAGCCATATGCAGGGGAGGCCTAGTGCTTCACTTAACTTTGTTTTCTCTGTCTTGCATAATGAGCCTTGATTCCCATTTGCCTTCAGCCTGCCAGATCTGGCTGCCTGTGTACTCACGCTGTTCTCTTGGATCAAACAACTGGCATGCAAGGGatgtttttctgattaaaaacaaacaaagctctttgaagaaaatttagaaaatacagagaagttTTAAGTAgccaagtaaaaataatttacccATCATCCCATAATCCAGAAGTAAATACatctgacccttgaacaacatgggtttgaactgcaagGGTCCCCTTTTACATGGTTTGTTTTTAACCataaatgaatcaaaaatatATCATTAACCAAACACGAAACCCTCAGGTTCCGAAGGGCCAACTGCAGGACTTGAGTTATGTGAAGATTTGGGTATATGCggaaggtcctggaaccaatcccctatATAAACCAAGGGATAACTATACTGCAATTTAACTTACTTCTGTTTGAACATTATGATAGAGTTATTGCTTTTGCCTCACTTGCCTATCagtttgaagtttaaaaaaaacctaaCCCACCCTTCTTACCTAATCTGCTATAATGTACCTACCAAAAAGCCTAG from the Callithrix jacchus isolate 240 chromosome 1, calJac240_pri, whole genome shotgun sequence genome contains:
- the ABITRAM gene encoding protein Abitram isoform X2, which encodes MSILNGGPGDVKGKSCEDHCILQHSNRICVITLAESHPVLQSGKTIKSISYQISTNCSRLQNKVSGKFKRGAQFLTELAPLCKIYCSDGEEYTVSSCVRGRLMEVNENILHKPSILQEKPSTEGYIAVVLPKFEESKSITEGLLTQKQYEEVMVKRINATTATS
- the ABITRAM gene encoding protein Abitram isoform X1, whose translation is MATDPEAAEPVVPSLVDRYFTRWYKADVKGKSCEDHCILQHSNRICVITLAESHPVLQSGKTIKSISYQISTNCSRLQNKVSGKFKRGAQFLTELAPLCKIYCSDGEEYTVSSCVRGRLMEVNENILHKPSILQEKPSTEGYIAVVLPKFEESKSITEGLLTQKQYEEVMVKRINATTATS